One window of the Anopheles cruzii chromosome 2, idAnoCruzAS_RS32_06, whole genome shotgun sequence genome contains the following:
- the LOC128268466 gene encoding PRA1 family protein 3: MTTTQDAGSLDNLHLAPLRTLSDFLLESARFQVPNFQDWEKWGKRVVNNLLYYQTNYFLMSAAVFLLVGLLHPMKVLLGLTVVVALVYVFVRFFAQDARRSVGADPNQLPNKWAVLAGTLVGSYLVLYLFDSVLIVAFAILLPFTLTFVHASFRLRNIKNKITNAVEIVGVKQSPMGQFLEAMGLMPTAF, encoded by the exons ATGACTACCACCCAGGATGCTGGCTCGCTGGACAATCTGCACCTGGCGCCGCTGCGTACGCTGAGCGATTTTCTGCTCGAGTCGGCCCGCTTCCAGGTGCCCAACTTCCAGGATTGGGAGAAATGGGGCAAGCGGGTCGTGAACAATCTGCTCTACTACCAGACCAACTACTTCCTGATGAGTGCGGCCGTCTTTCTGCTGGTCGGTCTGCTCCACCCGATGAAGGTGCTCCTCGGCCTAACGGTGGTCGTAGCCCtggtgtatgtgtttgtgcggTTCTTCGCGCAGGATGCACGCCGCTCCGTGGGGGCCGACCCGAACCAGCTGCCGAACAAGTGGGCCGTTCTGGCAGGCACACTCGTTGGCAGCTATCTCGTGCTGTATCTGTTCGATTCCGTGCTCATTGTGGCGTTCGCCATACTGCTTCCGTTCACGT TGACCTTCGTGCACGCATCGTTCCGGCTGCGAAACATCAAGAACAAGATCACAAACGCTGTGGAAATCGTTGGCGTCAAACAGTCACCGATGGGACAGTTTCTGGAGGCAATGGGCCTGATGCCGACGGCATTCTAA